Proteins from a genomic interval of Thermodesulfobacteriota bacterium:
- a CDS encoding type II toxin-antitoxin system RelE/ParE family toxin translates to MKKLMTRHFAKWAKKQNIPDNELSNALNEVKDGNYEANLGGHIIKKRIRFQGKGKSGSGRTIICYKHTDKAFFIYGFAKNEKANLSSKELHAFKELAKVLLSLTNEKLNIAIKKGSFIEVKS, encoded by the coding sequence ATGAAAAAATTAATGACCAGGCATTTTGCAAAATGGGCAAAAAAGCAAAATATACCTGATAATGAACTTTCAAACGCATTGAATGAAGTCAAAGATGGTAACTATGAGGCAAATTTAGGTGGTCATATCATTAAAAAGCGTATTCGTTTCCAGGGCAAAGGAAAAAGTGGAAGTGGAAGAACAATTATTTGTTATAAACATACTGACAAAGCATTTTTTATTTATGGCTTTGCAAAAAACGAAAAAGCAAATTTATCTTCCAAAGAACTTCATGCCTTCAAAGAATTGGCAAAGGTGTTGTTGTCTCTAACAAATGAGAAATTGAATATAGCAATAAAAAAGGGGAGTTTTATAGAGGTGAAATCATGA